A section of the Malaclemys terrapin pileata isolate rMalTer1 chromosome 15, rMalTer1.hap1, whole genome shotgun sequence genome encodes:
- the TRAPPC1 gene encoding trafficking protein particle complex subunit 1: protein MTVHNLYLFDRNGICLHYSEWHRKKQAGISKEEEFKLMYGMLFSMRSFVGKMSPVDMKDGFLAFQTSKYKLHYYETPSGLKVVMNTDLGVGNIRDVLHQIYSNIYVEFVVKNPLCSLSEPIQSELFHAKLDGFIRGLPFFSARAG, encoded by the exons ATGACTGTGCACAACCTGTACCTCTTTGACCGCAACGGGATCTGCCTGCATTACAGCGAGTGGCACCGCAAGAAACAAGCCGGCATCTCCAAGGAGGAG GAGTTCAAACTCATGTACGGCATGCTCTTCTCCATGCGCTCCTTCGTGGGCAAGATGAGCCCCGTCGACAT GAAGGACGGGTTCCTGGCCTTTCAGACCAGCAAGTACAAGCTGCATTATTATGAGACGCCCAGCGGGCTCAAGGTCGTCATGAACACGGACCTGGGCGTGGGCAACATCCGAGACGTGCTCCACCAGATCTACAGCAAT atcTACGTGGAGTTCGTGGTGAAGAACCCGCTGTGCAGCCTGAGCGAACCCATCCAGAGTGAGCTCTTCCACGCCAAGCTGGATGGCTTCATCCGGGGCCTGCCATTCTTCTCGGCCCGGGCCggctga